The window TTCTATCCCGCTTGAGGTTGGTGAACAGTCTGTTCGGCCTGATGCTGACAAATGTGACCTTCGTCGTCCCCCTCGCTCTGTGGACCCTGAGCTCTTTCTTCTCGGGCGGATACAGGGAACTCGAAGAGGCGGCCATGGTCGACGGATGCTCCATGTTGGGCGCTTTCCTGAAAATCACCCTCCCTCTTTCGATGCCCGGGGTCGTTGCGATCGCCTTGTACAGCTTTGTCCTGACCTGGAACGACTATCTCTACGCCCTCGTGATGATCAGCTCCGAGGCAAAAAAGACCCTACCCCTGGGCATTGCCGCCATGGCCACCCAGTACGACATTCGATGGGGGGACTCGATGGCGGCATCGGTGGTTGTGGCCATTCCGGTTGTTGTCTTTTTCATGTTCTTTCAGAAGTATCTGGTCCGGGGGCTCACCGCCGGCGCCATCAAAGGGTAGAGCGGGAACGGTGAGGCCGTGACCAGGAATTCATCCCTCCTGAAGTCGAGCCGTTCGACTCTTCATGGCCGGCTGTCAGGCCGGGTCTTCCGCCTTGTTCCCCGTCTGCCCGCTGATTTGAATTGTCAGAGGATGGGGTCGACCTGTTTTGGGCTCACCCCAGTACACGGTTGTGTGGGGGAAGGGGATTTCAATATTTCTTTCATCGAATACCTTCTTGATTCTCCGGTTGAACTCCCTGCCGATCCTCCATTGCTTTATCGGCTTTGTGGCGATTCTCGCCTTGATGACCACTGCCGAATCGTCAAAACGGTCTACGCCGAGGATTTCCAGGGGTTCCAGTATGTCGTCCTTGAACTCCGGGTCCTTCAGCATCGACTCGCCGATCTCCCTGAGAACATCCATGACCTCGTCGACGTTCTCCCTGTATGCAACCCCCACGTCGAAGACGTATCGTGAATACTCTTTGGTCATATTGGTAATCATGTTGATACTCCCGTTGGGGATCACGTGTACGTTTCCTGCGAGATCTCTCATCTTGACGGTCCGGAGGGTTACACCTTCGACCAGCCCCCCGGTCCCGTTGATCACCACCACGTCCCCGACAGCCACACTGCCCTCGAAGAGAATAAAGAGGCCGTTGATGAAATCCTTGACAAGTGACTGGGCACCGAAGCCGACAGCCAGTCCGAGGATACCTGCGCCTGCCAGAATCGGTGTCACGTTGACCCCCAACTGACTGAGGACGACGACCGCTCCCACAAATACGGAGGCTACGTTGATGACCCAGTGGATCAGGGGGATCAGGGTCCTCTTCGTTCTCCCTGGCTCGACGGCACGGCCCTTCGAATCCGTCCTGGGCTTGGCGAGTCGATC is drawn from Deltaproteobacteria bacterium and contains these coding sequences:
- a CDS encoding carbohydrate ABC transporter permease; translation: MAARRAHRETRILRDLLLHATVILVAFVIIFPFLWMLSTSFKPLADVFRSPPKWIPSPFTLKNYRTILTDISFLVYFKNSIIVASSTTLISVAIAVFGAYSLARFRFFGIRIFSRLILFSYMLPSVLLIIPLFVILSRLRLVNSLFGLMLTNVTFVVPLALWTLSSFFSGGYRELEEAAMVDGCSMLGAFLKITLPLSMPGVVAIALYSFVLTWNDYLYALVMISSEAKKTLPLGIAAMATQYDIRWGDSMAASVVVAIPVVVFFMFFQKYLVRGLTAGAIKG
- a CDS encoding mechanosensitive ion channel family protein produces the protein MAIIDINGFVADRLAKPRTDSKGRAVEPGRTKRTLIPLIHWVINVASVFVGAVVVLSQLGVNVTPILAGAGILGLAVGFGAQSLVKDFINGLFILFEGSVAVGDVVVINGTGGLVEGVTLRTVKMRDLAGNVHVIPNGSINMITNMTKEYSRYVFDVGVAYRENVDEVMDVLREIGESMLKDPEFKDDILEPLEILGVDRFDDSAVVIKARIATKPIKQWRIGREFNRRIKKVFDERNIEIPFPHTTVYWGEPKTGRPHPLTIQISGQTGNKAEDPA